From the genome of Winogradskyella forsetii, one region includes:
- a CDS encoding DUF4296 domain-containing protein yields MKMIKRLSVIIVLSFLMVACQDFDRPKKPDNLISKAQMTELLYDLYIINAAKGVNRKTLENNSFNPENYILEKYNIDSTQFAESNTYYAFETETYSAIVEQVKARLEKEKDIYEAIKQKQDDSIQKRRDSIGKKAKRKKDSLKKVLDSIGVKDMRSKPPLNIADSLQELIRP; encoded by the coding sequence ATGAAAATGATAAAACGATTAAGTGTTATAATAGTTCTAAGTTTTTTGATGGTGGCATGCCAAGATTTTGACCGACCAAAAAAACCGGATAATTTGATTTCAAAGGCACAAATGACCGAACTTTTGTATGACTTATATATCATTAATGCAGCCAAAGGCGTAAACCGTAAAACTTTGGAAAACAATAGCTTCAACCCAGAAAACTATATTTTGGAAAAATACAATATTGATAGTACCCAATTTGCAGAAAGTAACACCTACTATGCTTTTGAAACCGAAACCTATAGTGCTATTGTAGAGCAAGTAAAGGCAAGATTGGAAAAAGAGAAGGATATATATGAAGCTATAAAGCAAAAACAAGATGACTCCATTCAAAAGCGCAGAGATTCTATTGGTAAAAAAGCAAAACGAAAAAAAGATTCCTTAAAAAAAGTTCTTGATAGTATTGGTGTTAAAGATATGCGCTCTAAACCTCCTTTAAATATAGCAGACTCACTTCAGGAATTGATTCGTCCATAG
- a CDS encoding NAD-dependent epimerase/dehydratase family protein — protein sequence MILVTGGTGLVGSHLLFQLLKSNTAIRAIYRREKTLSRVKHVFSYFSDDAEALFNKIEWIEADINDIPKLQLAFKGITQVYHCAAFVSFEPDKYKLLRKINIEGTANIVNLSLSQQVKKLCYVSSIAAIGHHVDPNKLIDEQTDWNPEDDNSVYAITKYGAELEVWRGTQEGLDAIIVNPGIIIGAGYWNGGSSGNLFKRIYRGMPYYTNGVTGCVDIWDVVNIMQRLMDSTIKNEAFIVVSENLSFKTLQTKIANSLEVHPPKREAKPWLLGIAWRLDWLKHHLFGKRRSLSKQAAKSTVSITKYDNSKVKNALDFEFKPMDESIPEVSLLYLKEV from the coding sequence ATGATTTTAGTCACAGGAGGCACAGGTTTGGTGGGTTCACATTTGCTTTTTCAACTTTTGAAAAGCAACACGGCCATTCGTGCAATATACAGACGTGAAAAAACTTTAAGTCGTGTTAAACATGTCTTTTCCTATTTTTCGGATGATGCTGAAGCACTTTTTAACAAAATTGAATGGATTGAGGCAGATATCAATGATATTCCAAAACTTCAACTGGCTTTTAAAGGTATTACCCAGGTTTACCATTGTGCTGCTTTTGTCTCTTTTGAACCTGACAAATACAAATTATTACGAAAAATAAATATTGAAGGCACGGCGAATATTGTTAATTTATCCCTCAGCCAGCAAGTTAAAAAATTGTGCTATGTCAGTTCTATTGCAGCAATTGGGCATCATGTTGATCCTAACAAATTAATTGATGAGCAAACCGATTGGAACCCAGAGGATGATAATAGTGTTTATGCCATCACTAAATATGGCGCAGAACTTGAAGTGTGGCGCGGCACTCAGGAAGGTTTGGATGCCATCATAGTAAACCCAGGAATTATTATAGGTGCTGGTTATTGGAATGGTGGCAGTAGTGGTAATTTATTTAAGCGCATTTACAGAGGCATGCCTTATTACACCAATGGTGTTACTGGTTGTGTAGATATTTGGGATGTTGTTAATATTATGCAAAGGCTTATGGATAGTACCATTAAAAATGAAGCTTTTATAGTAGTGTCTGAAAACTTAAGTTTTAAAACCTTACAAACCAAAATTGCTAATAGCTTAGAGGTTCATCCACCAAAAAGAGAAGCTAAACCGTGGCTTTTAGGAATTGCTTGGCGATTAGATTGGTTGAAACATCATCTTTTTGGCAAACGTAGAAGTTTATCTAAACAAGCAGCAAAATCTACCGTAAGTATTACAAAATATGATAATTCTAAAGTAAAAAATGCTTTGGACTTTGAGTTTAAACCTATGGACGAATCAATTCCTGAAGTGAGTCTGCTATATTTAAAGGAGGTTTAG